One Rhododendron vialii isolate Sample 1 chromosome 2a, ASM3025357v1 genomic region harbors:
- the LOC131315174 gene encoding ABC transporter C family member 10-like isoform X1: MGKNDGEACYNGSYTPLKGEESDFNVTTDSKGNVTPFARAGLLSRMSFFWLNSLMKKGKEKTIEDEDIPHLCQMDQAEICYYQFMEQQSKRKQNDPHKSPSIFLTILSCQKKAILISGVFALIKVLTLSTGPLFLYAFIRVAEGAEVFQYESYALTSGLFLAKCLESLSDRQWCFQTRLIGLQVRSLLSAAIYQKQLKLSNAAKTTHSPGEIMNYVTVDAYKIGEFPFWFHQIWTTGLQICIALIIICYAVGMATLAALLVILLTVLGNYPVAKLQHKYLTKLMGAQDGMLKAISEALANMKVLKMYAWETNFKNVIKSLRTEETNCLSAVLAQKGYYIVLFWSSPIIVSAVTFWACYWLGIPLSTSNVFTFLATLRIVQEPIRLIPDVAGVFIEASVSFTRIVKFLEAPELESRYIKKSSNDGETEHAVAVNSTRISWDGDSLKPTLSNVNLLVKSGEKVAICGGVGSGKSTLLAAILGEVPYTNGIVQVSGKIAYVSQTAWIQTGTIQQNILFGSTMDEYRYQEVVQKCFLVKDLEMLPFGDCTVIGERGVNLSGGQKQRVQLARALYQDADIYLLDDPFSAVDAHTATGLFNEYVMGALSGKTVLLVTHQVDFLPAFDSVLLMSEGRILMAATYNQLLASSQEFQSLVNAHNDAAYCENNGTSGSPQRTKSSIEEIKKTCTNGRLGAVPVGDQLIKQEERETGNTGLKPYIQYLNQSNGFLYLSLAVISHSLYLVGQLVQNLWLASELDDANTSTLKLLATYVVIGCGMTLTLVLRSYVVAVLGLKTSKAIFSKLMTSLFRAPMAFYDSTPLGRILSRVSSDLSIVDLELSFKLSLTLASTMTIYFSYIILAVLSWPILIVIIPMAYVTILLQSYYFASSKELMRIDGTTKSSVASQISESIAGAMTIRAFGEEDRFFAQYLHLIDNNASPFFHSFSANEWLILRLEIICAIVLSSSALAMTLINLGASDSGYIGMALSYGLSLNIYLVSSVQSQCMLANLIISVERLEQYMNIPSEAPEIIETNRPAFNWPSFGKVEIHDLKVRYRPNAPMVLRGISCIFEGGQKIGIVGRTGSGKTTLISALFRLVEPTEGMIIIDDIDISRIGLHDLRSHFGVIPQDPTLFSGSVRYNLDPLSEHSDHEIWKVLEKCRLRDVVEKKEGGLDSLGRSMKQKVVQDGSNWSMGQRQLFCLGRALLKRRKILVLDEATASIDNATDSLIQKTIRTEFADCTVVTVAHRIPTVMDCTMVLSVSDGKLVEYDQPMKLMNKEGSLFGQLVKEYWAYSNNAN; this comes from the exons ATGGGGAAAAATGACGGTGAAGCTTGTTACAATGGCTCATATACACCTCTGAAGGGTGAAGAATCTGATTTCAACGTTACAACCGATTCAAAGGGAAATGTCACTCCTTTTGCCAGAGCGGGTTTACTTAGTAGAATGTCATTTTTCTGGTTGAATTCATTAATGAAGAAGGGTAAGGAGAAAACTATTGAGGATGAAGATATTCCACATTTATGTCAAATGGATCAAGCGGAAATATGTTACTATCAGTTTATGGAACAACAAAGTAAACGGAAACAAAACGATCCTCACAAGTCCCCATCCATTTTCTTGACAATACTCTCCTGCCAAAAGAAAGCTATTTTAATTTCTGGGGTTTTCGCATTGATCAAGGTACTCACTCTATCCACGGGTCCACTGTTTCTTTACGCATTCATTAGGGTTGCTGAGGGGGCAGAAGTTTTCCAATATGAGAGCTATGCACTCACTTCTGGGCTTTTCCTTGCAAAATGCTTAGAATCACTATCGGATAGGCAATGGTGCTTCCAAACTAGACTTATTGGGCTCCAAGTGAGATCTTTACTATCTGCAGCAATTTATCAGAAGCAATTAAAACTCTCAAATGCTGCTAAGACCACTCATTCTCCGGGGGAGATAATGAATTATGTCACGGTGGATGCTTATAAAATAGGCGAATTTCCATTTTGGTTTCACCAGATTTGGACAACTGGTCTACAGATATGCATCGCCTTGATTATCATTTGCTATGCTGTGGGGATGGCAACTTTGGCAGCCCTTTTGGTTATATTGTTAACTGTGCTAGGGAATTATCCAGTGGCCAAATTACAACATAAGTATCTCACAAAGCTCATGGGGGCACAAGACGGGATGTTGAAGGCTATTTCAGAGGCACTTGCAAATATGAAAGTTCTGAAAATGTATGCTTGGGAAACAAATTTCAAGAATGTCATCAAAAGTCTAAGGACAGAAGAAACCAACTGTTTATCTGCAGTTCTGGCTCAAAAGGGCTACTATATAGTTCTTTTTTGGTCCTCTCCAATCATTGTATCGGCTGTTACCTTCTGGGCATGCTACTGGCTTGGGATTCCTCTGAGTACGAGTAATGTCTTTACGTTCCTGGCAACGTTGCGTATTGTCCAGGAACCGATTCGGTTAATTCCCGATGTTGCTGGAGTATTCATCGAAGCAAGTGTTTCATTTACTCGGATTGTAAAGTTTCTTGAGGCTCCTGAACTTGAGAGCAGGTATATCAAGAAAAGTAGTAATGACGGAGAAACTGAGCATGCTGTAGCTGTAAATTCCACTAGAATTTCATGGGATGGCGATTCTTTGAAGCCTACTCTGAGTAATGTAAACTTGCTAGTTAAAAGTGGGGAGAAGGTAGCTATATGTGGAGGAGTTGGCTCAGGTAAATCAACCCTTTTAGCTGCAATTCTCGGAGAGGTTCCATACACGAATGGCATA GTTCAAGTTAGTGGAAAGATTGCTTATGTATCCCAAACAGCATGGATTCAGACTGGAACTATTCAACAAAATATCCTCTTTGGATCTACCATGGATGAATATAGATACCAAGAAGTAGTTCAAAAGTGTTTTCTAGTAAAGGATCTTGAGATGCTTCCATTTGGCGACTGCACGGTCATAGGCGAAAGAGGTGTTAACCTCAGTGGTGGTCAGAAGCAGCGTGTCCAACTCGCACGAGCTCTATATCAAGATGCAGATATATATCTGTTGGATGATCCATTCAGCGCCGTTGATGCCCATACTGCAACTGGCTTATTTAAT GAATATGTCATGGGAGCTCTTTCAGGGAAAACAGTCTTACTAGTTACCCACCAAGTTGACTTCCTTCCGGCATTTGATTCTGTTTTG CTGATGTCTGAAGGGAGAATCCTCATGGCAGCTACCTACAATCAGTTGCTGGCTAGTAGTCAAGAGTTTCAAAGCCTTGTGAACGCACACAACGACGCTGCTTATTGTGAAAATAACGGTACAAGTGGTTCTCCACAAAGAACCAAAAGCTCCATAGAAGAGATCAAGAAAACTTGTACCAATGGTCGGTTAGGAGCAGTGCCCGTTGGGGACCAATTGATCAagcaagaagaaagggaaaCCGGAAACACAGGTCTCAAGCCTTATATACAGTATCTGAATCAGAGTAACGGCTTCTTGTACCTCTCACTGGCAGTCATATCCCATAGCCTGTATCTTGTTGGGCAGTTGGTACAGAATCTCTGGTTGGCTTCTGAATTGGATGATGCTAACACAAGTACATTAAAACTTCTAGCAACATACGTGGTGATTGGGTGTGGCATGACACTTACCTTGGTCCTTAGATCTTATGTTGTAGCTGTATTAGGTCTCAAGACATCGAAAGCTATTTTTTCTAAGCTGATGACATCTCTTTTCCGAGCACCAATGGCATTTTATGACTCAACGCCTCTTGGAAGGATCCTCAGTCGG GTGTCTTCGGATCTGAGTATCGTGGACCTTGAATTGTCATTCAAATTGAGTCTCACGCTAGCATCAACCATGACCATATACTTTAGCTACATAATATTGGCTGTTCTTTCCTGGCCTATTTTGATTGTCATTATACCCATGGCTTATGTGACCATTCTCTTACAG AGCTACTACTTTGCTTCATCAAAAGAGTTGATGAGAATTGATGGCACAACAAAGTCTTCGGTGGCAAGCCAGATATCCGAATCTATAGCAGGAGCAATGACCATCAGGGCATTTGGAGAAGAAGATAGATTCTTTGCACAGTACTTACACCTTATTGACAACAATGCAAGTCCATTCTTCCATAGTTTTTCAGCAAACGAGTGGTTGATCCTGCGTCTGGAAATAATATGTGCAATTGTTCTCTCATCTTCGGCACTTGCCATGACTTTGATAAATCTTGGAGCTTCTGACTCTG GATATATTGGCATGGCCTTGTCATACGGTCTTTCATTGAATATTTATCTCGTTTCTTCGGTCCAAAGCCAGTGCATGCTAGCAAATTTGATCATTTCAGTGGAAAGGCTAGAACAATATATGAACATTCCAAGTGAAGCCCCGGAAATAATAGAAACCAACCGTCCTGCATTCAACTGGCCGTCTTTTGGAAAAGTGGAAATCCATGATTTGAAG GTTCGATATAGGCCTAATGCTCCCATGGTTTTACGCGGTATTAGCTGCATATTTGAAGGAGGGCAGAAAATTGGAATTGTTGGAAGGACCGGAAGTGGAAAGACTACTCTGATCAGTGCCTTGTTTCGCCTCGTAGAGCCTACAGAGGGAATGATCATTATAGATGATATCGATATAAGTAGAATTGGGCTTCATGACCTAAGATCACACTTTGGGGTAATTCCACAAGATCCAACTCTTTTTAGTGGATCTGTTAGATATAATCTAGACCCCTTATCAGAACATTCTGATCATGAAATATGGAAG GTTCTTGAAAAGTGTCGGCTTCGAGACGTCgttgaaaagaaagaaggggGCTTGGACTCTTTAGGTAGGAGTATGAAACAGAAAG TTGTACAAGATGGGTCAAATTGGAGCATGGGGCAGAGGCAGTTATTCTGTCTAGGGAGAGCTCTACTGAAGAGAAGGAAGATCTTAGTTCTTGATGAAGCCACTGCCTCAATTGACAATGCAACAGATTCTTTAATCCAGAAAACCATCAGAacagaatttgctgactgcacTGTCGTCACAGTGGCCCACAGAATACCAACTGTTATGGATTGCACAATGGTGCTTTCTGTTAGTGATG GGAAACTAGTGGAGTATGACCAGCCAATGAAGCTCATGAATAAGGAGGGATCCCTGTTTGGACAACTTGTTAAGGAGTACTGGGCTTATTCCAATAATGCCAACTAA
- the LOC131315174 gene encoding ABC transporter C family member 10-like isoform X2 translates to MGKNDGEACYNGSYTPLKGEESDFNVTTDSKGNVTPFARAGLLSRMSFFWLNSLMKKGKEKTIEDEDIPHLCQMDQAEICYYQFMEQQSKRKQNDPHKSPSIFLTILSCQKKAILISGVFALIKVLTLSTGPLFLYAFIRVAEGAEVFQYESYALTSGLFLAKCLESLSDRQWCFQTRLIGLQVRSLLSAAIYQKQLKLSNAAKTTHSPGEIMNYVTVDAYKIGEFPFWFHQIWTTGLQICIALIIICYAVGMATLAALLVILLTVLGNYPVAKLQHKYLTKLMGAQDGMLKAISEALANMKVLKMYAWETNFKNVIKSLRTEETNCLSAVLAQKGYYIVLFWSSPIIVSAVTFWACYWLGIPLSTSNVFTFLATLRIVQEPIRLIPDVAGVFIEASVSFTRIVKFLEAPELESRYIKKSSNDGETEHAVAVNSTRISWDGDSLKPTLSNVNLLVKSGEKVAICGGVGSGKSTLLAAILGEVPYTNGIVQVSGKIAYVSQTAWIQTGTIQQNILFGSTMDEYRYQEVVQKCFLVKDLEMLPFGDCTVIGERGVNLSGGQKQRVQLARALYQDADIYLLDDPFSAVDAHTATGLFNEYVMGALSGKTVLLVTHQVDFLPAFDSVLLMSEGRILMAATYNQLLASSQEFQSLVNAHNDAAYCENNGTSGSPQRTKSSIEEIKKTCTNGRLGAVPVGDQLIKQEERETGNTGLKPYIQYLNQSNGFLYLSLAVISHSLYLVGQLVQNLWLASELDDANTSTLKLLATYVVIGCGMTLTLVLRSYVVAVLGLKTSKAIFSKLMTSLFRAPMAFYDSTPLGRILSRVSSDLSIVDLELSFKLSLTLASTMTIYFSYIILAVLSWPILIVIIPMAYVTILLQSYYFASSKELMRIDGTTKSSVASQISESIAGAMTIRAFGEEDRFFAQYLHLIDNNASPFFHSFSANEWLILRLEIICAIVLSSSALAMTLINLGASDSGYIGMALSYGLSLNIYLVSSVQSQCMLANLIISVERLEQYMNIPSEAPEIIETNRPAFNWPSFGKVEIHDLKVRYRPNAPMVLRGISCIFEGGQKIGIVGRTGSGKTTLISALFRLVEPTEGMIIIDDIDISRIGLHDLRSHFGVIPQDPTLFSGSVRYNLDPLSEHSDHEIWKVLEKCRLRDVVEKKEGGLDSLVVQDGSNWSMGQRQLFCLGRALLKRRKILVLDEATASIDNATDSLIQKTIRTEFADCTVVTVAHRIPTVMDCTMVLSVSDGKLVEYDQPMKLMNKEGSLFGQLVKEYWAYSNNAN, encoded by the exons ATGGGGAAAAATGACGGTGAAGCTTGTTACAATGGCTCATATACACCTCTGAAGGGTGAAGAATCTGATTTCAACGTTACAACCGATTCAAAGGGAAATGTCACTCCTTTTGCCAGAGCGGGTTTACTTAGTAGAATGTCATTTTTCTGGTTGAATTCATTAATGAAGAAGGGTAAGGAGAAAACTATTGAGGATGAAGATATTCCACATTTATGTCAAATGGATCAAGCGGAAATATGTTACTATCAGTTTATGGAACAACAAAGTAAACGGAAACAAAACGATCCTCACAAGTCCCCATCCATTTTCTTGACAATACTCTCCTGCCAAAAGAAAGCTATTTTAATTTCTGGGGTTTTCGCATTGATCAAGGTACTCACTCTATCCACGGGTCCACTGTTTCTTTACGCATTCATTAGGGTTGCTGAGGGGGCAGAAGTTTTCCAATATGAGAGCTATGCACTCACTTCTGGGCTTTTCCTTGCAAAATGCTTAGAATCACTATCGGATAGGCAATGGTGCTTCCAAACTAGACTTATTGGGCTCCAAGTGAGATCTTTACTATCTGCAGCAATTTATCAGAAGCAATTAAAACTCTCAAATGCTGCTAAGACCACTCATTCTCCGGGGGAGATAATGAATTATGTCACGGTGGATGCTTATAAAATAGGCGAATTTCCATTTTGGTTTCACCAGATTTGGACAACTGGTCTACAGATATGCATCGCCTTGATTATCATTTGCTATGCTGTGGGGATGGCAACTTTGGCAGCCCTTTTGGTTATATTGTTAACTGTGCTAGGGAATTATCCAGTGGCCAAATTACAACATAAGTATCTCACAAAGCTCATGGGGGCACAAGACGGGATGTTGAAGGCTATTTCAGAGGCACTTGCAAATATGAAAGTTCTGAAAATGTATGCTTGGGAAACAAATTTCAAGAATGTCATCAAAAGTCTAAGGACAGAAGAAACCAACTGTTTATCTGCAGTTCTGGCTCAAAAGGGCTACTATATAGTTCTTTTTTGGTCCTCTCCAATCATTGTATCGGCTGTTACCTTCTGGGCATGCTACTGGCTTGGGATTCCTCTGAGTACGAGTAATGTCTTTACGTTCCTGGCAACGTTGCGTATTGTCCAGGAACCGATTCGGTTAATTCCCGATGTTGCTGGAGTATTCATCGAAGCAAGTGTTTCATTTACTCGGATTGTAAAGTTTCTTGAGGCTCCTGAACTTGAGAGCAGGTATATCAAGAAAAGTAGTAATGACGGAGAAACTGAGCATGCTGTAGCTGTAAATTCCACTAGAATTTCATGGGATGGCGATTCTTTGAAGCCTACTCTGAGTAATGTAAACTTGCTAGTTAAAAGTGGGGAGAAGGTAGCTATATGTGGAGGAGTTGGCTCAGGTAAATCAACCCTTTTAGCTGCAATTCTCGGAGAGGTTCCATACACGAATGGCATA GTTCAAGTTAGTGGAAAGATTGCTTATGTATCCCAAACAGCATGGATTCAGACTGGAACTATTCAACAAAATATCCTCTTTGGATCTACCATGGATGAATATAGATACCAAGAAGTAGTTCAAAAGTGTTTTCTAGTAAAGGATCTTGAGATGCTTCCATTTGGCGACTGCACGGTCATAGGCGAAAGAGGTGTTAACCTCAGTGGTGGTCAGAAGCAGCGTGTCCAACTCGCACGAGCTCTATATCAAGATGCAGATATATATCTGTTGGATGATCCATTCAGCGCCGTTGATGCCCATACTGCAACTGGCTTATTTAAT GAATATGTCATGGGAGCTCTTTCAGGGAAAACAGTCTTACTAGTTACCCACCAAGTTGACTTCCTTCCGGCATTTGATTCTGTTTTG CTGATGTCTGAAGGGAGAATCCTCATGGCAGCTACCTACAATCAGTTGCTGGCTAGTAGTCAAGAGTTTCAAAGCCTTGTGAACGCACACAACGACGCTGCTTATTGTGAAAATAACGGTACAAGTGGTTCTCCACAAAGAACCAAAAGCTCCATAGAAGAGATCAAGAAAACTTGTACCAATGGTCGGTTAGGAGCAGTGCCCGTTGGGGACCAATTGATCAagcaagaagaaagggaaaCCGGAAACACAGGTCTCAAGCCTTATATACAGTATCTGAATCAGAGTAACGGCTTCTTGTACCTCTCACTGGCAGTCATATCCCATAGCCTGTATCTTGTTGGGCAGTTGGTACAGAATCTCTGGTTGGCTTCTGAATTGGATGATGCTAACACAAGTACATTAAAACTTCTAGCAACATACGTGGTGATTGGGTGTGGCATGACACTTACCTTGGTCCTTAGATCTTATGTTGTAGCTGTATTAGGTCTCAAGACATCGAAAGCTATTTTTTCTAAGCTGATGACATCTCTTTTCCGAGCACCAATGGCATTTTATGACTCAACGCCTCTTGGAAGGATCCTCAGTCGG GTGTCTTCGGATCTGAGTATCGTGGACCTTGAATTGTCATTCAAATTGAGTCTCACGCTAGCATCAACCATGACCATATACTTTAGCTACATAATATTGGCTGTTCTTTCCTGGCCTATTTTGATTGTCATTATACCCATGGCTTATGTGACCATTCTCTTACAG AGCTACTACTTTGCTTCATCAAAAGAGTTGATGAGAATTGATGGCACAACAAAGTCTTCGGTGGCAAGCCAGATATCCGAATCTATAGCAGGAGCAATGACCATCAGGGCATTTGGAGAAGAAGATAGATTCTTTGCACAGTACTTACACCTTATTGACAACAATGCAAGTCCATTCTTCCATAGTTTTTCAGCAAACGAGTGGTTGATCCTGCGTCTGGAAATAATATGTGCAATTGTTCTCTCATCTTCGGCACTTGCCATGACTTTGATAAATCTTGGAGCTTCTGACTCTG GATATATTGGCATGGCCTTGTCATACGGTCTTTCATTGAATATTTATCTCGTTTCTTCGGTCCAAAGCCAGTGCATGCTAGCAAATTTGATCATTTCAGTGGAAAGGCTAGAACAATATATGAACATTCCAAGTGAAGCCCCGGAAATAATAGAAACCAACCGTCCTGCATTCAACTGGCCGTCTTTTGGAAAAGTGGAAATCCATGATTTGAAG GTTCGATATAGGCCTAATGCTCCCATGGTTTTACGCGGTATTAGCTGCATATTTGAAGGAGGGCAGAAAATTGGAATTGTTGGAAGGACCGGAAGTGGAAAGACTACTCTGATCAGTGCCTTGTTTCGCCTCGTAGAGCCTACAGAGGGAATGATCATTATAGATGATATCGATATAAGTAGAATTGGGCTTCATGACCTAAGATCACACTTTGGGGTAATTCCACAAGATCCAACTCTTTTTAGTGGATCTGTTAGATATAATCTAGACCCCTTATCAGAACATTCTGATCATGAAATATGGAAG GTTCTTGAAAAGTGTCGGCTTCGAGACGTCgttgaaaagaaagaaggggGCTTGGACTCTTTAG TTGTACAAGATGGGTCAAATTGGAGCATGGGGCAGAGGCAGTTATTCTGTCTAGGGAGAGCTCTACTGAAGAGAAGGAAGATCTTAGTTCTTGATGAAGCCACTGCCTCAATTGACAATGCAACAGATTCTTTAATCCAGAAAACCATCAGAacagaatttgctgactgcacTGTCGTCACAGTGGCCCACAGAATACCAACTGTTATGGATTGCACAATGGTGCTTTCTGTTAGTGATG GGAAACTAGTGGAGTATGACCAGCCAATGAAGCTCATGAATAAGGAGGGATCCCTGTTTGGACAACTTGTTAAGGAGTACTGGGCTTATTCCAATAATGCCAACTAA